DNA sequence from the Agromyces aureus genome:
GATCACCCGTTCGAGGCCGAACGTGAAGCTGCGTCGGGGGTCCGAGGCCGAGCCGTACGCCTCCCCGGCCGCCAGGCCGACCCGACCAGAAAGCGGGTAGCGGGCCGGGTCCATGATCTCCTCGAGGATCGGCGCGTTTCGCTCCCACCACTCCTCGTCGGTCTCGGCGACGGCGCGGTGCAGACGCTCGGCGTCGAGGTGGGCCCGTGCCGGTCCGCTGACGTACCCCGTGATCAGCGTGATGATCTGGTCCATGTCGAGGTCGTCGAGGCCGAGGCCGTCGATGGCGCGCAGGCTCCATTCCCAGCGATCGGAGACGTTCGGCCCGAGCGGCGGGCGGCTCGTGTCGATCGAGAGCAGCCACGGATGCCGCAGGTACTCGTTCCACGCGAGGTGCGCGATGCGGGCGAGCCGCTCGCGCAACGGGCCGTCGAGTTCGGGCAGCGCTTGCTCGCCCGCGACCCGGTCGACCATGAGGTCGATGAGCTCGGCCTTGCCCGGCACGTAGGTGTAGATCGACATGGGCTTCAAGCCGAGGCGTTCGGCGATGCGCCGCATCGAGAGCGCCTCGACGCCCTCGTCGTCGGCGATCTCGATGGCGGCGTCGACGACGGCGTCGACGCTCGTGCGCTGCTTCGGGCCCCGTGATCCGACCGGATCACCGAGCCGATCGCGCCACAGCAGGCGGAGGGTGCGGTCGGGCTCTCCTCGCCCCGTGGATTCGGTCGGCATGCAGGCCAGCATACATTCTCCGTATGGTGTACGGTTAATTCCTCCGCAACTCCGTACACAGTACGTTGAAAGGAAGCGATGCATCCCCGACCGGTTCCACCCCGCCCCGCCCTCGAGGCCGTCGGACTCCGCAAGCACTATGCGAAGACCCCGGCACTCGACGGCTTCGACCTGCACGTCGCCGCCGGCACCGTGCACGGCCTCCTCGGCCCGAACGGCGCAGGCAAGACCACCGCCGTGCGCTGCCTCACGACGCTCACCGACCTCGACGAGGGCTCGGCTGCGATCGACGGCATCGACGTGCGCCGCGATCCGGCTGCAGTGCGCGAGCGCATCGGGCTCGTCGGGCAGTTCCACGCCGTCGACGAGGCCCTCACCGCGCACCAGAACCTCGTGCTCTTCGCGCGACTCAGCGGGATCTCGAAGCCGCGCGCGACGTCACGGGCCGATCACCTCCTCGAGGCGTTCGGATTGACGGATGCCTCGAGCCGCCCCGTGTCCGGCTTCTCGGGCGGCATGCGGCGACGGCTCGACATCGCCTCGAGCCTCGTGCTCACGCCGGCCGTCCTGTTCCTCGACGAACCCACCACCGGTCTCGATCCTCGCGGGCGCGCGACGGTCTGGCAGGCGGTGCGGGAGGTCGCGTCGATGGGCACGACCGTGCTCCTCACCACCCAGCTGCTCGACGAGGCCGACCAGCTCGCCGACCGCGTCAGCGTGATGGACCGCGGCCGCGTCATCGCCGA
Encoded proteins:
- a CDS encoding TetR/AcrR family transcriptional regulator — encoded protein: MPTESTGRGEPDRTLRLLWRDRLGDPVGSRGPKQRTSVDAVVDAAIEIADDEGVEALSMRRIAERLGLKPMSIYTYVPGKAELIDLMVDRVAGEQALPELDGPLRERLARIAHLAWNEYLRHPWLLSIDTSRPPLGPNVSDRWEWSLRAIDGLGLDDLDMDQIITLITGYVSGPARAHLDAERLHRAVAETDEEWWERNAPILEEIMDPARYPLSGRVGLAAGEAYGSASDPRRSFTFGLERVIDGIEAYVRGRATPSAAS
- a CDS encoding ATP-binding cassette domain-containing protein, with product MHPRPVPPRPALEAVGLRKHYAKTPALDGFDLHVAAGTVHGLLGPNGAGKTTAVRCLTTLTDLDEGSAAIDGIDVRRDPAAVRERIGLVGQFHAVDEALTAHQNLVLFARLSGISKPRATSRADHLLEAFGLTDASSRPVSGFSGGMRRRLDIASSLVLTPAVLFLDEPTTGLDPRGRATVWQAVREVASMGTTVLLTTQLLDEADQLADRVSVMDRGRVIAEGTPSELKRRLGGDRITAAFAAADLDRAAAVVASAVGAEASVDPDSSTVTVEVENGSAALAPIVRALDADGLTVDDLALRRPTLDEVFLHLTGAAPADAAASDATAPEPTDEEAR